The Hevea brasiliensis isolate MT/VB/25A 57/8 chromosome 9, ASM3005281v1, whole genome shotgun sequence nucleotide sequence GTGCAATAATCTAATGCAAAATTTTTCCTTCATTAGAAAGCAGAATAGGCAACCATCTTTTTCGTTTTCTCTTGCCTCCACAATCAGCTTAGTTACCTAATCAAATAAGAAAATGGGCGTTAAGAATACAAACTTAGGCATGGAAATTAACTCATTACCTGGTCAATCATGGGCATTAAACCAATGGCACGAGAACGAAGGAAAGTACCAGGTAGCACAGGCTCCTATTTTGGAGAAAAACCCAAGAACTAAATGAAATAGTACTGCTGAAATTGAAAGATAAGTTGTCCTCATTTTAGTCCAACTTTTCAAGCCACTGAAGATCTACCTGCATCAGTACCAGGACATCCATAGGATCACTGTCCTCACAGATAGTTCGAGGGATGAAGCCATAGTTGTGTGGGTAAACAACAGACGAGTAGAGAACACGATCAACCTACATGAAAATGATAATCATTGTCTTGTTCTTCATGTAACAAAACACAACAAATTCACATGCATGTCAACGCCCCAGCAACATGGTGATCTCAGCAAAGATCATTCAGAACAAAGGAAATCATTATTCAGAAGTATCTGGGACTTAAGAACACGAGTCAATTGCATATTAGTTATGATTTTGCAGTACattacaagaatatgaaattcgtCATGAATAACAGGGATTTATACACTGCTTCAAGAGGTCAAGGTAATTTGTTTATCTAACATAGCATATCAAATGATACAAATTTAAAAAGAAGAACCCCATGCACAACATAACAAGTAAGGTTACCAGTTTACGAATGCATCCTACTCATTATTATGAACCAGAAGATGTGTGCATGTGTGTGTGTATAACTTGTTATCAAAAAGAATGCATTTGAGTAGTAACACAACCTATCAGAAAGGACAGCAAAATACAGAAGGAATAATGGAAAAGGAAGAATAAATTTGTACTTTTATAAGACCACTTATCTTGTCAAGCTCGTACTTAACCTTGCTACCTTTGCCAATTTCAATCACCTGCCATTACAAACccacatttaaaataaataaataaaaattgcaTGCTCCTCTTCATCCTATCTACCAGGAGTAACAATAATATATAATTCTGGACTCGATCATCAAGGATCTTTTTTACGACAGTATTAAGCCTGATAATAAAAGTGACCATATCCCTATTTTCAACATCCTTTTTATAGATAGCCCTGATAGTTACCAATGGCACGCCTACGTTCCAAGCTCAACCAGGCCAAAGTCACAAATCTCTAGCAGCATCAGTACCAGGCTCTATCCCTAAGGCACACCACACGGAAttaaggaggaggaggaggaggaggagaggggggggggggggggggggggggggggggggggtgggtggGGGTGGGGGGGGGAATGGTGGGGTTTGAGGGGGAAACCGTTACGACCCAAGGGATTTCTTTTCTAACTTATTTTAATCTTTAAATGACATGTCATGCAACCAGGGATTTACTCCCCCATCAAATACAACCACGATCCAAACAAGAACATCAAATCTCACCAGTTCTCCTAGATGAAGAGGGAATCATTCGATACTGGCAGAATGGACGATTCAACCCAAGCAAGAGTTTACAAAATACTAACGCAAACAAAACTTACAGTGTTGAAAACAGCTGGAGCACCTGGTCCTGCATAGTTTGCAACATTTGAATGTAATCAGGAGGGAATTTAAATTTTCAGCGTGGCAAATTTCTGCAACGGGAAGCATGACGAAAGTTTATTACCAATCTCCAAGTCATGCCAGGGATGAGCAGCAACAGATCTTCGAGACATTGAAGAAAGAATCCTTTCATTGAGGACTACATGAGGAAACCCAGAGTTTTTCCTGCTCGATTCTCCATCATTGTCTGCCATGTTGACTTTTCACTATAACTTAAACACAGAAAAATATAATCAGATCATCCACAGTAAAACAGAATAAACAGTGAGGTAGCTAACAAGGATATACAAGTGCGCCCCCACCCccccaaccaaaaaaaaaaaaactaaaagtccccGGAAGAATATTCAATGAAGATCAATTAATCatgcaaaaaataataataataaagaagaaGACCAAGACTCTGTGTCCGTAAAGTTTAAATCAGAGGCCAAAAGAAAAACATACTACAGAGCTTCAGATAGATTAAGCGAACAAAAACCAGCCTACTTGAGAAAACCAGCAAGCAATCTTATAGGTAGAATGAAATCAACCATAAACTAAACCAAAACCATTTGCCAAATTAACAAATACCCacaagttttcttttcctttttgttgGGTAAAGTTCTAGAACagatgcaggaatccaaaaaaaTGGGGACCCAAAAGTAAAATTTGTTCTTCTAAGcaagcaaaaagaagaataacAAAACAAAAATACCGTACCAAGTGCTAACAAAGACAAAAATGAATTGAACCCCAGTGCAAAGTAGCCAGAGCCATTGAAACAAGATAAAAAGAACTTACAGAGAATCGCTGGGCGTGAAATGAAGGCTCAGAATCCTTCCATATGCTAAAGCATCTATCTATAtctatgaaaagaagagagagcCATTGCCTGTCACTGTTGGAAGCTAAACAAAGGCGTTATTGTTTCTAATTGGGCCATGTCTCAACGGCCGGTCTACTGTGAATGCGGACCGTTGGATGGATATTAGATGGAGTCAGATGAGTCAGACGGTTGTGGATATCAGTCACGGCTTGATTTGCTCTCCAAAGTAGGAATATCTTTGCAGGAGAGGTTGTAGGAAATATGTAGTGCGAACGTGCTTACTATACGCACAAATTTTCAACCAATTGTATGCATGGCAAGGCCatgtcattaattattttttagttaGCTCTAATCATAGAATAATTATATAGTAATGACAATGTAAAAAAATATTGACACGTATGTATGAATTGGTATTATAATTGCTTATTTGATAATTAATTATTGAGTTATCATTTTATATTAAATGTTGATATGAAATAGTGGGATATTGTATAATTTCTCTAATCATAATGTAAGTAAATTGTCCAAATttgtttatattatttaaaaatgaaaaatctaCTTATATGATTTCTAATTGgccattttttaaatttattaattttaccttATCCTATTGATAATAATAACaatttaataaatgaaaaatgtagataCAAAATTTATATAACTACATtaattaacaaagaaatattttaatgttaataaatataaaatatattttcattatttttcataatttatattaatcttttataaaaataaaaatatttttaaaaaataaaaaagttatcattattataattaaaaataataaaaataatgagtaatatatttttaattattgaattaattgtttgttaatattttattattatatttgttttttaatattaataagacaCACCACTTGCACATCTTATCGTTTTGTTACATGGCAAATTACCATTTGATCGACAATAAGTTTACAATTATTATACTcatatccaaaataaatttaacttattttcat carries:
- the LOC110663566 gene encoding soluble inorganic pyrophosphatase PPA1 isoform X2; translated protein: MADNDGESSRKNSGFPHVVLNERILSSMSRRSVAAHPWHDLEIGPGAPAVFNTVIEIGKGSKVDRVLYSSVVYPHNYGFIPRTICEDSDPMDVLVLMQEPVLPGTFLRSRAIGLMPMIDQGEKDDKIIAVCADDPEFRHYTDIKELPPHRLAEIRRFFEDYKKNENKKVDVEDFLPAKAAIDAIKYSMDLYASYIVESLRQ
- the LOC110663566 gene encoding soluble inorganic pyrophosphatase PPA1 isoform X1, which encodes MADNDGESSRKNSGFPHVVLNERILSSMSRRSVAAHPWHDLEIGPGAPAVFNTVIEIGKGSKVKYELDKISGLIKVDRVLYSSVVYPHNYGFIPRTICEDSDPMDVLVLMQEPVLPGTFLRSRAIGLMPMIDQGEKDDKIIAVCADDPEFRHYTDIKELPPHRLAEIRRFFEDYKKNENKKVDVEDFLPAKAAIDAIKYSMDLYASYIVESLRQ